The nucleotide window AGAATAATGAATCTAATAAATAAGAAAGTTACACACAAGCGTTTCGGGATAGGGAGTATAGTTAAACATAATGATTCTAGTATTGAAATAAATTTCGCATCGGAAAATAAAATGTTTGTTTTCCCTGATGTTTTTGGAAAGCACTTAAAACTACATGATAAAAGTATTGCTAACTCACTTGAAGAAATAATACGAAAAAAGGAAATAGAACGTAAGGAGGAAGAATGGAAAAAGGAAGAGGAAATTAAGCTACAACGAAAACACCAGGAAGTTCGCTTAGAACACGAAAAACTTATGAAATATCATAAACTTCATCCAGAATCACAAATGGTTTTTTGGTGTGATAAAGAAGAACAAACTAAATCTTTGTCGGAATGGAAGGTTTTTTCGGGCGTCACAAAGAGCGGTAGTAAAAAAGGGGAGCCAAACAAACCTAGCCGCTTACACCAAAATAGTGCTGTTTTATTAACTGCAAAAGATGGTAGCATGACTGAAAAAGATAGACGCATTTTAGGTGTCTATATGGTAAACGAAGATTTTATAGGTAAGCTTTGTGATGATGGACATATTCCTGCACATTCAAAATATAAACTTGAACTGACTGAAAAAGAGTCGGAACAGCTCCTTTTCTGGAAGTACTATGTAAATGAAAAATTACCGAACAAAATGTCATGGAATACAGGTAAATACCGTTATTTTAGTAATTTATGGATGGCTCAAATTTTGCTTGATATAGTATCGTTGAAAACAGACTCACAGGAACGAGAGCTGGCACAACAATTTTTAAAGCATTTTTGTAAAATGAATCAGATAACTGTTCAAGAGTTGCCAAAACCTAATGGCGCATTAATGCGTTAATAAAATTATTAAAGGTAGTATATTATTCGGTGAAACATGATAAGCAGATGGTTTAGAAGTGCAGGTAGTGCACCTCTAATTTGCTGTCTGCTTTAACTTTTTTATCATGAGTAGCCTACGTAAAATATTCAAGTTTCGCATTGGGGAAGAATTTTTCCATATAGCTGTATAATTGTTCTTTCATTTCATCCTCTTCTTCTTTTTGATAAATGTATTTACTCCTGCCATACTTTCCCCACTTAATACGTCTTGCTGATTCATCTAATTGTAATTTAGTCTTTGGATAGTTTTTCTCTATAACATTTTTTGCAGCCTTTGTAAATCGGTGCTGTATAAATTCAAACGTAATATCTTCTCGTGCATCTTTTGGTAACTCCGCATCAAGACGTTCAAACATATGATAATACCCTTCCTTCCATCCGTCGTGAAGGTAAATGGGTGCTACGATAAAACCAAGTGGATAACCTGCTCTTGAGACTTTTCCAGCTGCTTCAACACGCATTGCTAGAGGTGAAGTACCAGGCTCAAAATGTTTAATGACATAATCTGCATTAATACTAAAACGAAATCTTGTGTGCCCGTTATGCTTAGCATCAAGTAAGTGATCGACATGATGAAATTTTGTTACAAACCTTAATCTTCCTAATTCCGTCTGGCCAAAATGCTCAATTGCCCTTTTTAATGAGTGTGTTAAGTGGTCAATCCCTACAATATCAGATGTACAAGCTGCTTCAAATCGGGTAACCTCAGGGGCACGCTCTTCTATATAGTGATCTGCAACTTCTAAAATTTCGTCAACATTCACATAAGTACGAAGATAAGGTTTACTCCCCATCGTTGTTTGTAAATAACAATAATGACAATGACCCATACACCCTGTTGCAAGAGGAAGGGCATATTCTGCAGATGGTTTAGACGTGTCAAACTTCAATGTTTTGCGAATACCGACGACGAGAGTAGACTTTGCAATACGATACTTTTGTAAGTCATTGTCTCCTGGGAGATCTCGTATCTGATTATGCGAAGTCGTATATCGAATTTCGATACCTAGCCCTTCGAATTTCTCTTTCAGTTCTATACCTAGTGGATACTCTAAAGCTTTTGGTTCAAAATAAACAAGCTGGGGCATAAAAGGTTTATTCATAATTATCTCCAATGTTTCCGATATGTGGGTTTAGAATAAAATAAAAATAATATCTCCTGTTGTCGCTAAACACATCATCACCTTCTTTTTTATATTTAACATTAGCTTGTCTAAAGTAGCGGAAATTATGATGTGGGAATAATTGCAGTACTCTTTTGTAGAAGGATTGTTGCAAGCCCTTGTTGAACTTAGACCTAAGAACTAAATATACAAATATTTATCATGTATATCTTTAAGAGGAAGGGGAATGAGGATGGGCATTTTTACGAATACATATGAATTACCTTATTATGCAGTGATCTTTGCTTCAGAACGGACAGAAGGGGAAAAAGGTTACGGTATAATGGCAGCTAAAATGGTTGAATTAGCAAGTAAACAAAAAGGCTTTTTAGGTGTCGAAAGTGCGAGGGATACACAATTAGGTATTACGATTTCGTATTGGAAGACACTTGACGATATTACTGCTTGGAAAGAAAATGCAGTACATCAGATCGCTCAAGAACGTGGGAAAAAAGAGTGGTATAGTCGATTTGGATTACGTGTATGTAAAGTAGAACGTGATTATTTTTTTGAAGTTTAGTCTTTTAATTTAATATTGAAAATAAGAAGTGGGTGGCCTAGAAGTGATTAAGTAAATCACATTCTAAGCCACCCATCAATAATTTAAACACCCTTGCGTATGAAATTGTTACTTTTATACATAATGCAATTTTTGGTTTTTAGGAAATAATAACTACGATAAATAACAGAATTAGAAAAAAAGGCTAAATATTTTGCCTCTTTTTTTAAAATATTTTAAAATTTTACCGATAAATAGATTGTAATAAAGTGAAAAATACATAATTTGGAGGATGTAACATGGATATCAAAGCTTTAGGAAAACAATTTATTGGTGGCGTTTGGAAAGACGGACAAAGCAAAAGTCTTTTACAAAATATTAATCCTTATAATGGCGAGATAATTACAGAATTTAAATTAGCAAATGTTTCTGATATTGATCATGCATATCAAGCAGCACATCAAGCGAAGCAACAATGGGATAAAGTAAATCCATATAAAAAGCGAGACATTCTTGAAAATGCAGTGAAATATATTGAAGCAAATGAAGAAGCAATCACTTCAATTATTATGGATGAATTAGGTGGTACAAGATTAAAAGCTGCCTTTGAAATTGGCCTAGTTAAAAATATTATTAAAGAAGCTGCAACATTCCCATTACGTATGGAAGGAAAAATTTTACCTTCAACAATTGATAATGTAGAAAATAGACTATATCGTATCCCTGCTGGTGTTGTCGGTGTAATCAGTCCTTTTAACTTCCCGTTCTTTTTATCAATGAAGTCGGTAGCTCCTGCTTTAGGCGCAGGTAACGGTGTAGTATTAAAACCGCATGAAGATACGCCGATTACAGGGGGAACATTAATAGGTAAGATATTTGAGGAAGCTGGCGTACCGAAAGGATTAATGAATGTTGTAGTAACAGATATTAAGGAAATTGGAGATGCATTTGTAGAACATCCAATTCCAAGGATTATTTCTTTCACAGGTTCTACTCAAGTAGGAAGTTACATTGGGCAAGTAGCTATTAAAAATTTCAAAAAACCATTGTTAGAACTAGGTGGCAACAGTGCCTTTATCGTGTTAGAGGATGCAGATCTTGAGTACGCGGTAAATGCAGCGACATTCAGTCGATTCACGCACCAAGGGCAAATTTGCATGTCTGCTAACCGAATCTTAGTACAAAAATCAATCTACAATGAATTCCTTGAAAAATATGCTACAAAAGTTTCTTCACTTAAAGTAGGAGACCCAAGAAATCCTGAAACAATCATTGGACCTGTTATTAATGACCGTCAAGCGAACAACTTAAAAGCGATGATTGAAAAGGGCATTGCAGAAGGTGCTAAAGCAATTGTTAAAGGCGAAGTTAATGGAAGAATGGTAGAACCTACAATTTTAGGCGATGTAACAACGGAAATGAGTGTTGCGCAAGAAGAATTATTTGGACCAGTTGTCTGTGTAATTCCATTTGAAACTGAGGAAGAAGCAATTCAAATTGCAAATGATACGCGTTTTGGATTAAGCGGTGCGATTCATACATCTAATCTTGAGCGTGGGGTTGAAATGGCGAAAAAAGTTCATACAGGAATGATTCATGTTAATGATTTAACGATAAACGATGAGCCAATTGTTGCATTTGGTGGTGAAAAACAATCTGGTATCGGTCGATTAAATGGTGAATGGAGTCTTGAAGAATTTACAACATTAAAATGGATTTCTGTTAATTATGACAAACGAATTTTACCTTATTAATTAGGAAAAGAGTGTGGAGCGTATGCAAGAGACAGATTTAATTAGTGCATTTGTTAAAGTAGCACCAGTGTTAAATGAACTGATTCAGGATGATATTACGGTAGGTATATACGATACAGAAAAGCTAATAATCAATATTCCAGCAAAAACATTCTCATTAAATGTTACACCCGGTGACCTACTAGTTGAGGGCGATGTGATAACAAATGCGATTAAACAAAATAAATCGCTTTCTGCCATTGTACCGAAAGAGCTGTTTGGATTCCCGCTTGTTGCAAGGGCAATTCCACTTCATGATAGCAACGGCCAAGTAATTGGTGGCGTTGGGGTAGGGACAAGCTTAGAGAAGGCACATAAATTATTTGAGATGGCTGAAAGTTTCTCGGCAATAGTGGAGCAAACAGCAGCTTCGATTGAAGAAATCAGTGATTCTGTTGGAAATTTATCAGGTCGAGTGAAAAATATGACCGTTTCAATGACAGATGTAAGTTCAAGTGCAGAAGAAATTGGCCAAATATCATCTGTTGTTAAGGGAATTTCAGATCAAAGTAATTTATTAGGGTTAAATGCTGCTATTGAGGCTGCACGTGCGGGGGAACACGGCAAAGGATTTGCGGTCGTGGCAGACGAAGTGCGTAAGCTTGCAACTAATTCAAAAGAAAATGCAGACCAAATTAATCATATAACAAAAAATATCCAACAGCTTTTAAAAGCATTAAACCAGTCATTCTCGGAGATTAATTCTTTAACAGATACACAGTCGAGCTCAATCCATGAATTTTCAGGTACAATTCAGGAAATTAGCACGAAAGCGCAACAGTTAGCACAATTTGCTGAAGATCTGCTATACGATAAAGAAAATCAATAATATAGAACTATTAAAGACTGAAGACAAACTCGAAACTCAAGTTTGTCTTCAGTTTTTTATATAGTAAGCAACAAAAATTTATTGAACAAAGGAGCCTATTTTGAAGAAAAATGAAAAAGGCTAGGTTATACTATAATAATGACTTTTACGCGTATATCTTTAATGAATTGCCACATATTGCAACATTAAATAAGGAGAGGTGGCTTAAGTATTAAAGACGTAGGCATTTTAATTATTAGTTTTGGGATGAATGTTAAAAAGCATTTCCCCTTATGAGAGGATTGTAATTATTATGAAAGAAAATTTCTGGCAGGATTTACCGAAGCCATTTTTTGTACTTGCACCGATGGAAGATGTGACGGATGTCGTGTTTCGTCACGTTATAGCGAAGGCGGGAAGACCGGATGTGTTTTTTACTGAGTTCACAAATTCTGAGAGCTATTGTCACCCAGATGGACAAAAAAGCGTACGTGGTCGTTTACTGTTTACTGAAGATGAACAGCCAATGGTTGCACATATTTGGGGAGACAATCCCGAAAATTTCCGCAAAATGAGTATGGGCATGGCAGAGATGGGCTTCAAAGGAATTGATCTAAATATGGGCTGTCCTGTTCCAAACGTTGCACAAAGAGGAAAGGGAAGCGGGCTTATTCTTCGTCCAGATGTTGCGGCAGAACTTATTCAAGCTGCAAAAGCGGGCGGTCTGCCTGTCAGTGTAAAAACACGTCTTGGCTATAAAGAAGTAGATGAGTGGAAGGAATGGCTAACGCATATTTTAAAACAAGATATTGCGAACCTTTCGATTCATCTACGTACGCGAAAGGAAATGAGCCAAGCCGATGCGCATTGGGAGCTAATTCCTGAAATTAAAAAACTACGTGATGAAGTGGCACCAAATACGCTATTAACAATTAATGGTGATATTCTTGATCGTCAAATGGGCTTAGAGCTTGTAGAAAAATACGGTGTTGATGGTGTGATGATAGGGCGCGGTATTTTTAAAAATCCATTTGCCTTTGAAAAAGAGCCAAAGGAGCATAGTAGTAAGGAATACCTTGATCTTTTAAGAATGCAGCTCGATTTGCATGATCAATATATTGAAGAATTACCACGTTCAGTAACGGGTCTACATCGCTTCTTTAAAATTTATGTTAAAGGGTTCCGTGGCGCTAGTGAGTTAAGAAATCAATTAATGAATACAAAATCAACAGATGAAGTTCGTGCACTGCTCGATCATTTCGAGGAAAATAACGTTAACGGATAAAAAAACATTTTTCACTCACACTAATTGTGGAGGTGAGTGTAGCATGAGTAATAAACATAAAAACAATAAAACGCAGGATAATAAAAAACAGCAAAATCAAAATCAAAATGCGAACAGAGAGCGTAAAAACAAAAACAGAGAAGAGTTCGCTCAAGAAGTAGAATTTAATCAAAATCAAAATCAAAATCCAAAAAAATGTTAAGAATTTTTTGAGCTAGCTAACCCCAACGCACTTATGGTGTATTGGGGTTTTCCTATGTTTTAGATCATTAAAATGAGTTGTTGAGTTAATATAAAAAACCCGGAAAATTAATTCCGGGCATGATAACACTTGCTTTTTCCTCCATGACACACTGTCATGCTCATAGCATTGAATCTTAAGAATAACCTAAGACAACCGTGCTTTAGCATTGAAGTTGATGGTTATTCAGAGTAAACGATCATTCGCACTCATCGGGTTAACCCTCCAGTCACATTGGTTGAAGTGAAATCTTTAATAGTATAGAACAATTGAGGGTTTTTATACGTAGCAATAATCATTTTTTTTACTACTTTTGTACAAATGAAACTAATAATTTGGTCAATATAATTAGACTAATTACTGTAAAAAACAAATAACCCGGAATTTTTTAAATTCCGGGCTTGATTAGCACTTACTTATACTCCTCCATGACACACTGCCTCGCTTTCACATTGTATCTTAAGATTTACCTAAGAAAACGCTGTTTTAGCTTTATTCAGTTTTGATGGTCCTTCAGAGAAACGGTCATTCGCACTCATCGGGTTAACCCTCCTAGTCATTTGGATTAGAAGTGAAATCTTTAATAGTATAGGTCAGTTTCTTTTTTTTATACACTAAAGATTTATTTATTATTGGAGGTTGATTTGAATGAAGAATAATCTCAATAAATTTGCACAAATTAGATTAGACTTTTCGGACTTTTTAGGAGGTGAATTGGATGGCAAAGAAAAATAAAACTAGCTTCAAGAAGGATAAAAAGGAAAATAAAGATACTAACCGTCGTGAAGAATATTCAAAAGAATTTAACCAAGTGATTCACAATAACCCACCACAAGAAGTTACAAAGCATAGAGGGACATAAATACAACCAGTTGCTTAGGCAACTGGTTGTATTTATACGCGTTTTTATATAATCTTTTACTTACCAGTATTTACGTCATCTAGTTTAACATTCAAGACATTAGTGATATCTTTAGCTTGT belongs to Solibacillus sp. FSL R7-0682 and includes:
- a CDS encoding malate synthase, translated to MNLINKKVTHKRFGIGSIVKHNDSSIEINFASENKMFVFPDVFGKHLKLHDKSIANSLEEIIRKKEIERKEEEWKKEEEIKLQRKHQEVRLEHEKLMKYHKLHPESQMVFWCDKEEQTKSLSEWKVFSGVTKSGSKKGEPNKPSRLHQNSAVLLTAKDGSMTEKDRRILGVYMVNEDFIGKLCDDGHIPAHSKYKLELTEKESEQLLFWKYYVNEKLPNKMSWNTGKYRYFSNLWMAQILLDIVSLKTDSQERELAQQFLKHFCKMNQITVQELPKPNGALMR
- the splB gene encoding spore photoproduct lyase, with the translated sequence MNKPFMPQLVYFEPKALEYPLGIELKEKFEGLGIEIRYTTSHNQIRDLPGDNDLQKYRIAKSTLVVGIRKTLKFDTSKPSAEYALPLATGCMGHCHYCYLQTTMGSKPYLRTYVNVDEILEVADHYIEERAPEVTRFEAACTSDIVGIDHLTHSLKRAIEHFGQTELGRLRFVTKFHHVDHLLDAKHNGHTRFRFSINADYVIKHFEPGTSPLAMRVEAAGKVSRAGYPLGFIVAPIYLHDGWKEGYYHMFERLDAELPKDAREDITFEFIQHRFTKAAKNVIEKNYPKTKLQLDESARRIKWGKYGRSKYIYQKEEEDEMKEQLYSYMEKFFPNAKLEYFT
- a CDS encoding antibiotic biosynthesis monooxygenase family protein; the protein is MGIFTNTYELPYYAVIFASERTEGEKGYGIMAAKMVELASKQKGFLGVESARDTQLGITISYWKTLDDITAWKENAVHQIAQERGKKEWYSRFGLRVCKVERDYFFEV
- a CDS encoding aldehyde dehydrogenase family protein produces the protein MDIKALGKQFIGGVWKDGQSKSLLQNINPYNGEIITEFKLANVSDIDHAYQAAHQAKQQWDKVNPYKKRDILENAVKYIEANEEAITSIIMDELGGTRLKAAFEIGLVKNIIKEAATFPLRMEGKILPSTIDNVENRLYRIPAGVVGVISPFNFPFFLSMKSVAPALGAGNGVVLKPHEDTPITGGTLIGKIFEEAGVPKGLMNVVVTDIKEIGDAFVEHPIPRIISFTGSTQVGSYIGQVAIKNFKKPLLELGGNSAFIVLEDADLEYAVNAATFSRFTHQGQICMSANRILVQKSIYNEFLEKYATKVSSLKVGDPRNPETIIGPVINDRQANNLKAMIEKGIAEGAKAIVKGEVNGRMVEPTILGDVTTEMSVAQEELFGPVVCVIPFETEEEAIQIANDTRFGLSGAIHTSNLERGVEMAKKVHTGMIHVNDLTINDEPIVAFGGEKQSGIGRLNGEWSLEEFTTLKWISVNYDKRILPY
- a CDS encoding methyl-accepting chemotaxis protein, with the protein product MQETDLISAFVKVAPVLNELIQDDITVGIYDTEKLIINIPAKTFSLNVTPGDLLVEGDVITNAIKQNKSLSAIVPKELFGFPLVARAIPLHDSNGQVIGGVGVGTSLEKAHKLFEMAESFSAIVEQTAASIEEISDSVGNLSGRVKNMTVSMTDVSSSAEEIGQISSVVKGISDQSNLLGLNAAIEAARAGEHGKGFAVVADEVRKLATNSKENADQINHITKNIQQLLKALNQSFSEINSLTDTQSSSIHEFSGTIQEISTKAQQLAQFAEDLLYDKENQ
- a CDS encoding tRNA dihydrouridine synthase; amino-acid sequence: MKENFWQDLPKPFFVLAPMEDVTDVVFRHVIAKAGRPDVFFTEFTNSESYCHPDGQKSVRGRLLFTEDEQPMVAHIWGDNPENFRKMSMGMAEMGFKGIDLNMGCPVPNVAQRGKGSGLILRPDVAAELIQAAKAGGLPVSVKTRLGYKEVDEWKEWLTHILKQDIANLSIHLRTRKEMSQADAHWELIPEIKKLRDEVAPNTLLTINGDILDRQMGLELVEKYGVDGVMIGRGIFKNPFAFEKEPKEHSSKEYLDLLRMQLDLHDQYIEELPRSVTGLHRFFKIYVKGFRGASELRNQLMNTKSTDEVRALLDHFEENNVNG